From Hydra vulgaris chromosome 07, alternate assembly HydraT2T_AEP, a single genomic window includes:
- the LOC136082239 gene encoding uncharacterized protein LOC136082239 has protein sequence MFIPHTGRVISFVQSGVFVVEVTSQNGKYECYVYVADSDEKVQAPEIVSDYNGGSVKEGHKVFLSIDLQGADVYYTTDGTMPVIGDPQTKRYDEHNGVALENSGLKFVRAVALIKGTLPSKVLTSRRFWVKPLDWTTTDSANTSDEKNQPNTHKNKKTQQKSVTKSVKKEKKDSEVEYCTLKYQEHGGVVEKNSKVVSINSIQFKPNEVSIFEGEAITFQLMSDAKHLINQSIYQVQQSGVAVCNGFTSGAVLQHTQTWTQEFNCSNEYFFAFAEHPSLKVVVRPKPIIDVEVTDEGFKKPLLKLYKGDTIRWVWNDCCIYHSVTEVKYCLKHGGISV, from the exons ATGTTTATTCCTCATACTGGTCGAGTAATATCATTTGTTCAgagtggtgtttttgttgttgaagTAACATCTCAAAATGGAAAATATGAATGTTATGTTTATGTTGCTGACTCAG aTGAAAAAGTTCAAGCACCAGAAATAGTATCAGATTATAATGGAGGCAGTGTGAAAGAAGGGCATAAAGTTTTTCTTTCGATAGACCTTCAAGGTGCTGATGTTTATTATACAACAGATGGAACCATGCCTGTAATTGGTGATCCACAAACAAAACGTTATGATGAACATAATGGTGTTGCTTTAGAAAATTCTGGGCTGAAATTTGTTAGAGCTGTTGCTTTAATTAAAGGAACCTTACCAAGCAAGGTGTTAACATCAAG acgtTTCTGGGTAAAACCTCTGGACTGGACGACTACAGATTCAGCAAACACAAGTGATGAAAAAAATCAGCCAAACACCcacaagaacaaaaaaactcaacaaaaaagtgtgactaaatcagtaaaaaaggaaaaaaaagattctgaaGTCGAGTACTGTACCTTAAAATATCAAGAACATGGCGGTGTTGTTGAAAAGAATAGCAAAGTTGTTTCAATCAATTCAATTCAGTTTAAACCAAATGAAGTCTCAATATTTGAAGGTGAAGCTATTACTTTCCAACTTATGTCTGATgctaaacatttaattaatcaAAGTATTTACCAAGTACAGCAAAGTGGTGTTGCAGTTTGTAATGGTTTTACAAGTGGAGCTGTTTTACAACACACACAAACTTGGACTCAGGAATTTAATTGTAGCAATGAGTATTTTTTTGCATTCGCTGAACATCCATCATTAAAAGTTGTTGTGAGACCAAAGCCCATTATCGATGTTGAAGTAACTGATGAAGGATTTAAGAAGCCTCTTTTAAAACTCTATAAAGGAGACACAATCCGTTGGGTTTGGAATGACTGTTGCATTTATCACTCTGTAACTGAAGTAAAGTATTGTTTAAAGCACGGTGGGATATCAGTTTAA
- the LOC136082507 gene encoding uncharacterized protein LOC136082507, which translates to MWPKGVLSSLTAYQDDNSTEADDNDVVFSSRRCMVRALSQSGVYHFSCSSLPIKVKEDSDFAPPGIWSSILCDNVEENYIVNFTAQKSNASVYIEKGENVLLSLSANEELKWTISDSNQQMVSLESILLPEIGTLFHFNQTGCFRITADSNVPVKNNLICNAHVWDTIESSPCILSGEMNGGSVEVGHVVYLHCASDAAIYYTTDGTMPMVPFSMLYNKDEGVQVVKWWYILCASQELTQTGKLPSGVFTSERFYVFPPETPEPYFADTEVSYKSNIDDVIAAIEDTSLVLQTMSDQNVEDIVGDNQIVNQLEVQIKNSAENDPPTKSVENIPPVKSIEDNLPIKSIEDIPPIENVDNNLPTKIIQNDLPIDSITTVLLKSPEKFVNGEMCIEESFKEKEQKDGADNENVQSWKVQRNDLNDKRNSFLRNDYESLKTSLIEDITEGLLPTEIEKLKSQVEESSVNDIKESTEPSATNSDFGNMQSWKIRRKDLEETRKSFLKDDYEFIKMSLVEDLTAGLLPTEKEKLRLHIEENLKNEIIESEQQRCFSESKNEIDKINEDPFVQMQSWKMQRIDLNAKRNSFLTHDYELLKMCLIEDLTEGLLPYEKEKLKMHIKENLSLNHEKDSDTVDEEKKTENKERINIIEKIKIWKKQRLDLEEKRTCFLSDDYESLKKSLIEDLTEGLLPDEKKKNFVYILKKTFLFQNRVFKIQLLVNPSR; encoded by the exons ATGTGGCCAAAAGGAGTTTTAAGTTCTTTAACTGCCTACCAAGATGATAATTCAACAGAAGCAGATGATAATGATGTTGTGTTCTCCTCAAG gCGTTGTATGGTACGAGCTCTTTCTCAAAGTGGAGTTTATCACTTTAGCTGCTCTTCGTTGCCAATTAAAGTAAAA gaagaTTCTGATTTTGCTCCTCCTGGCATTTGGAGCAGTATACTTTGTGATAATGTAGAAGAAAATTATATAGTAAATTTCACAGCTCAGAAATCAAATGCGTCTGTCTATATTGAGAAG GGGGAAAATGTGCTTTTGAGTCTATCAGCAAACGAGGAGTTGAAATGGACAATCTCTGATAGTAATCAACAg atGGTTTCATTAGAGAGCATATTACTTCCTGAAATTGGTACCTTATTTCACTTTAATCAAACAGGCTGTTTTCGAATCACAGCTGATTCTAATGTAccagttaaaaacaatttaatttgcaATGCGCATGTTTGGG ATACAATAGAGTCATCACCTTGTATTCTGTCTGGTGAGATGAATGGTGGAAGT gtggAAGTTGGACATGTAGTCTATCTACACTGTGCATCAGATGCAGCAATCTATTACACAACTGATGGAACTATGCCAATGGTTCCTTTTTCaatg cTTTACAACAAAGATGAAGGCGTGCAAGTTGTTAAGTGGTGGTATATTCTTTGTGCGAGCCAAGAGCTGACTCAGACGGGAAAACTTCCAAGTGGTGTTTTCACATCAGA gagattttatgtttttccCCCTGAAACACCTGAACCATACTTTGCTGATACAGAGGTTTCATATAAATCTAACATAGATGATGTAATTGCAGCAATAGAAGATACCTCTCTAGTTCTCCAAACCATGTCAGACCAAAATGTGGAAGATATTGTAGGAGATAATCAAATTGTTAATCAGTTAGAAGTTCAAATAAAGAATAGTGCTGAAAATGATCCACCAACAAAAAGTGTAGAAAATATTCCACCTGTAAAAAGTATAGAAGATAATCTACCAATAAAAAGTATAGAAGATATTCCACCAATCGAAAATGTAGACAATAATCTaccaacaaaaattatacaaaatgatTTACCAATAGATAGTATTACAACAGTACTATTAAAAAGTCCTGAAAAGTTTGTTAATGGAGAAATGTGTATTGAGgagagttttaaagaaaaagaacaaaaagatgGTGCTGATAATGAAAATGTTCAATCATGGAAGGTCCAACGCAATGATTTAAATGATAAGAGAAACAGTTTTCTGAGGAATGACTATGAATCCcttaaaacatctttaattGAAGATATCACTGAAGGTTTGTTGCCTACTGAAATAGAAAAACTTAAATCACAAGTTGAAGAAAGTTCTGTAAATGATATAAAAGAAAGCACAGAGCCAAGTGCCACAAACAGTGATTTTGGAAATATGCAATCATGGAAGATACGTCGTAAGGATTTAGAAGAAACAAGGAAAAGTTTTCTCAAGGATGACTACGAGTTTATTAAAATGTCTTTAGTTGAAGATCTTACTGCAGGTTTGCTGCCtactgaaaaagaaaaacttagaTTGCAtattgaagaaaatttaaaaaatgaaataatagaAAGTGAACAACAAAGATGTTTTAGTGAAAGCAAAAATGAAATAGATAAGATAAACGAGGATCCTTTTGTTCAAATGCAATCTTGGAAGATGCAGCGTATAGATTTGAATGCCAAGAGAAACAGCTTTTTGACTCATGATTATGAACTACTTAAAATGTGCTTGATTGAAGATCTTACTGAAGGTTTGTTAccttatgaaaaagaaaaacttaaaatgcatattaaagaaaatttatcattaaatcaTGAAAAAGATTCTGATACAGTTGATGAAGAAAAGAAAACTGAAAACAAAGAAagaattaatataattgaaaaaattaaaatttggaaGAAGCAGCGTCTTGATTTAGAAGAGAAAAGGACTTGTTTTCTTAGTGATGATTACGAGAGTCTTAAAAAATCACTAATTGAAGATCTCACGGAAGGGTTACTACcagatgaaaaaaagaaaaacttcgTTTACATATTgaagaaaacatttttgttcCAGAACAGAGTGTTCAAGATTCAATTGCTGGTGAATCCATCCAGATAG